In Electrophorus electricus isolate fEleEle1 chromosome 18, fEleEle1.pri, whole genome shotgun sequence, one genomic interval encodes:
- the otol1a gene encoding otolin-1-A: MPSSLQLVILVTASVAAAVAEVSASMNPHRLRLKATKKPPQGGEGTHQTLPSRLGARQTTTITAVPSTKETTESPMDAYSSSPTDSTTYPSEAYSLDYHTEAMLPPGVGPRNYTLDYNECFFNFCECCPPERGPPGPIGEKGSTGASGQKGETGPRGPMGEIGLPGAPGSPGAKGDMGEKGLPGVPGLAGTKGDKGEQGLRGDKGDIGPPGLKGDPGDTGEPGQNGTKGEAGEPGMPGLMGPGGYNGTKGEKGEKGEMGESSTVDKGEKGDKGEPGPPGPKGDIGMPGINGTDGPPGTKGEKGDLGPQGPHGQQGTKGQPGPPGQRGMHGMKGIRGVKGLRGQRGVKGSKGEPFIQKRSAFSVGLFPSRSFPPPGQPVRFDKIIYNEEGHWDSNISKFNCTYGGVYVFSYYITVRNRPLRAALLVNGIRKLRTRDSLYGQDIDQASNMALIRLSTGDQVWLETVRDWNGVYSSSEDDSTFSGFLLFADATKD, encoded by the exons ATGCCCAGTTCTCTCCAACTGGTCATTCTTGTGACGGCCTCGGTAGCAGCCGCAGTGGCAGAGGTGTCAGCCTCCATGAACCCGCATCGACTTCGGTTGAAGGCCACTAAGAAGCCCCCTCAAGGTGGAGAAGGCACCCACCAAACGCTACCTTCCCGTCTGGGTGCCCGccagaccaccaccatcactgCAGTCCCCTCCACCAAGGAGACAACTGAGTCTCCTATGGATGCTTATTCTTCGTCTCCCACTGACAGTACCACCTACCCTAGCGAGGCATACTCCTTGGACTACCACACCGAGGCTATGCTGCCCCCTGGAGTGGGCCCAAGGAACTACACACTGGACTACAATGAGTGCTTCTTTAACTTCTGTGAGTGCTGTCCACCAGAGAGGGGCCCTCCAGGACCCATCGGAGAGAAGGGGTCAACAG GTGCTTCAGGACaaaaaggagagacaggacCTCGGGGACCAATGGGAGAAATAGGTCTGCCTGGAGCTCCTGGGTCGCCAGGAGCTAAAG gggACATGGGTGAGAAGGGGTTGCCAGGAGTACCAGGTCTTGCAGGGACAAAAGGAGATAAGG GTGAACAAGGACTTAGAGGGGACAAAGGGGACATTGGTCCTCCAGGACTGAAAGGTGACCCAGGAGACACAGGGGAACCTGGCCAGAATGGAACCAAGGGAGAAGCTGGTGAACCAGGCATGCCTGGCTTAATGGGGCCTGGGGGATACAATGGCACGAAAggggaaaagggagaaaaaggggaaatgggAGAATCTTCTACTGTGGACAAGGGAGAGAAAGGTGACAAAGGTGAACCCGGACCACCAGGTCCAAAGGGTGACATAGGCATGCCAGGAATAAATGGCACAGACGGGCCTCCAGGCACTAAGGGTGAGAAGGGAGATCTTGGCCCACAGGGTCCACATGGACAGCAGGGTACAAAAGGACAACCTGGACCACCAGGCCAAAGAGGCATGCACGGTATGAAAGGCATCCGTGGTGTGAAAGGCCTCCGGGGCCAAAGGGGGGTGAAGGGCTCCAAGGGCGAGCCGTTCATTCAGAAGCGCTCAGCCTTCAGTGTGGGTCTCTTCCCCAGCAGATCGTTTCCTCCCCCTGGTCAACCCGTCAGATTTGACAAGATTATCTACAATGAGGAGGGCCACTGGGACTCCAACATCAGCAAGTTCAATTGCACCTATGGAGGCGTCTACGTCTTCTCCTACTACATCACTGTGCGTAACCGCCCGCTGAGGGCAGCCCTGTTGGTGAACGGCATTCGCAAGCTGCGCACCCGCGACTCCCTCTACGGTCAGGACATCGACCAGGCCTCCAACATGGCGCTGATCCGGCTGTCTACTGGCGACCAAGTGTGGCTCGAGACAGTGCGTGACTGGAATGGCGTCTATTCAAGCAGCGAAGATGACAGCACCTTCTCGGGATTCTTACTTTTCGCTGATGCCACTAAAGACTGA